In Nicotiana tabacum cultivar K326 chromosome 21, ASM71507v2, whole genome shotgun sequence, one DNA window encodes the following:
- the LOC107812231 gene encoding FCS-Like Zinc finger 14, whose protein sequence is MAEVRGHKKKKISINLSVFALTDNNTNSPKSSPNKFEDPNGNGVGLGIVAAMSNNNHNSNNNKTAILAISPRLTSNPIPILVNNCNPTNNKEEMEMCEEYTCVISHKGNNLVKKREYFDDQFIRNGYQKKAPAAASSAPHEAFRTADFLNTCSFCQKQLQGLDIFIYRGEKAFCSSECRYKQISIDEQKDKCGSGAMKSPEYSASSCSGPMQFSTGVAVA, encoded by the exons ATGGCTGAAGTGAGGGGtcacaagaagaaaaaaatatcGATCAATCTTTCCGTTTTTGCCCTCACTGATAACAACACTAACTCGCCCAAATCCTCTCCTAACAAGTTTGAAGACCCAAATGGTAATGGTGTTGGGCTTGGAATTGTTGCAGCCATGTCCAATAATAATcacaatagtaataataataaaactgcAATTCTGGCTATTTCCCCTAGATTAACCTCAAACCCCATCCCGATTTTGGTTAATAATTGTAATCCTACGAATAATAAGGAGGAAATGGAGATGTGTGAAGAGTACACTTGTGTGATTTCTCATAAGGGTAACAATTTGGTTAAGAAAAGGGAATACTTTGATGACCAATTCATAAGGAATGGCTATCAGAAAAAAGCACCTGCTGCTGCCTCCTCTGCTCCGCATGAAGCTTTTAGGACGGCGGATTTTCTCAATACTTGCTCTTTTTGTCAGAAGCAGCTTCAGGGGTTGGACATTTTCATTTACAG AGGAGAGAAGGCATTTTGTAGCTCAGAGTGCCGTTACAAGCAAATCTCAATCGATGAGCAGAAAGACAAGTGTGGTTCTGGAGCCATGAAATCGCCCGAGTACTCTGCCTCCTCTTGTTCTGGTCCAATGCAGTTTTCCACTGGTGTTGCTGTGGCGTAA